TTGTTCCGCCACAAACTCAGGTATTTGAGTCGTATTTTGTAGTAAATTGAGATTGCTTTCAGGAGTTGCTGACATCTGGATATTTTCTGCCTTGAACCGTTCCTGAATCATCTGAATCACATCTGCATGAACTCCCCAAAAATCAACTGTTTTAGTCCAACCACTAATACCTATAGAAAAATAATACTCTTCCAATGACCAGAGAACTTTTCCTGGCTTGGGATCTTCCAGAACTTTCGGGTGTGATTTCATAATTTCCAGCAGTAAGTTTTGGATGCGTTCTAAGTCTTCATTCAAGCCAACCCGCAACCAAATCGATACTTTACGGATTTCCCTATGAGTCAGATTTTCGATCATTCCCTCCCAAACACTATTATTAGGAAGCACATATATCTGACCTTGAAAACCTTCAATTTTAGTACTGGCTAGAGAAATAGAATCAACATAACCCCAAATACCACCAACTTTGATTTCATCACCAATATCAAAGGGTTTGTTAATCATAATCATCAAACCACTAGCAAAGTTACCCAAATTGTTTTGTAGGGCAAAAGCTAACACGAAACTTGCACCCCCAACCAAGGCTAAAATTGGACCAAGGCTGACTTCTAGTGCTGTCAGTGCCAACATGACACCGACCACAACACCACCACGCTTGATAAGCATAACTATAAACTCGCGTAATAGCTCAGATGCACCCCCAATCTGTTTTAAGGAGCGATTCAGGATCATTCCTAGAATCTGAGAAACAATGATGGAGAGAATCACAATACCTACGAATTTACCGATGTGATCCGCCCAGCGTAAGCCACCTTCTCCTGATTGCACCCAGCTTATCAAGCGAACTAATAGACCTTCCGTATCTTGTAAGTCAACTGCAACCATGCTGATGGCTGTGATGTATTTATGATAGGCTTCAGGTTCTCCTCCTTTGCGTTCTAATTCTGCAAGCACAACTTTAAATCTGTCAACTATGGCTGTGCGATCTGATTGCAATTCTGTAACGTAAACTACCATTTCATTTTTAAATTTCGCTTCTGCATTAGCATTTTCATCTAATTGTTCTCCGGCTTGTTCTAGTTTATCTTCCTGAGATTTGAAACTTTCTTGATTGTTAACAGTATCAATTGATCCAGCAACTTTGGTACTACCATCACCTTCAATTTTGGTATTCTCCAACAAACTTGCAGCTTGATTTAGATCTCGAGAAGATTTTTTAGTAGTATCTGGGGTTCTAAACCCTTCTATTTCTTCTATTACTTGCTTGAGAGATTTTTGGGCTGCATCTAGCTGTTCATTCGCTTTTTTAAACTGAAGTGAATCACGAACAGATTCTTTTTTTTTGGTTTGGGCTTCTTCAAAAGCTGTGATTGCTGCATCTAATTTATAAATCTTATTTGTAGCATCATTATAGTCAAAAGAACCAGCAATGAATTGTTCTCGCTGTTTCTTGGTTGCATCTAATACAGCTTTAGCTTGATCTAATTCTGCTGTCTTTTGAGCATTTTCTAGGGCATTTTTTAAGGCATCATCTTGTTGAATATCCTGTTTAGCTTTCTGAGCCTTCTGAATAAATTCCTGTCCTTTTTTCATATCTTTTTTGGCTGCTTCTAATTCTTTTACAGCCTCTCCGTATTCTGGAGAACCAGGAGTCGCAGTCTTGAATTGTGCTTCTGCTGCTTTGAGTTCTTCCACTGATTTCAATAAGAAAGCAGATGCTTCTTTCTCTTGGTTGATGATTCTATTTTCCCGTTTAATAGCTATTTCAGCATTACTAATTCTTTGAACTTTATCTTTGAGCAAGATTAGCCAAGCGGCTGATTCATTTTGCAGTTCTTCTAAAGTTAACGGCTTAACTAATAGTTGCAATTCGTCAGTAGGAACTGTAGGATCTTGAGTCGTAATTGCAAATCTCGGATCTCCATTAACCGCAGGTTGAACTTGTTCTGCTGTTGGTTCTTCTGTTGGCTGTTCTTCCGTTCTTCCTGGTGTACTCCATAATGCGAATACACATACTACGCCAGCGACAATAGTACGAATTCGGTAGTGCATGAATTTTTTCCTGCTTTTTTACAAAAAATAGATAATCATGATTGATAAAACCAGAAAATATCATACTCTACGGTCATAAAATTTACAAATAAATGGTGGAATTTCAAAAAATATCTTAATTTTTATTTAGTAAAAATGCCAAGATAATTAAGTTTTATTTAAACAGGAAAAACCTGTGCGATAATGAGTAGCCTCATAAATTTTGCAAGTGCCTAAACATCGCGTGGCTAAGTTTGGGTGGTTCCGCGATTTCTAATCGCCAGGGCTAGATGCAAGATATGAGCGCCCCAGGAGGGGAAGTCAAAAATCAAAAATCAAAAGTCAAAAGTATTAAATCCCGTCGCAACGAATGAAACAAACACATTTTTCTGGTTTGGCTAAAAACCTTGCTATATAAGGGTTATAAAATGTGTTTGTTAGGAGTTTTCATCTACTAACTGACTCAGTTGATTGACGCAATGCTGTATTAGGCTGTTTTGAAAAAACGGATAATTTCACGGACATGATCGAGAAATTGTCCATCAGTGGAAAGTTGCGCGATCGCACTTCTGGCTTCTCTAGCCAAACGTTCATGTTCAATTTGATTTGTGGCACGTAATTCTTCTAAACTAGCAGTTACCCTGGCTAAATCTCTGCGCGTTTCTTCCGTAAAGCGTTGTTGATTTGCGGGTAATGAGTAATCTAGTTCGGGATTGAGTTGTTCTTCTAAGCGTTTAACTGCGTCCTCTAGGTGAGCAAAACGATTGCGGAGTTCCATCACATCCTCACGGGGATATTGAAATTCTTGGCGAATCATCCTCAAGCGTGCATATAAATATTCGTAGGCGCGGATAGCTGGACGCAGGATGGTTAATAATAAAGCCGCACCAGAACTGATATATCCCACAGCGCTGATACCAGTAGCTGCAAGAGTATAAAGACCCACGGCTGAGAATAAGTGTAAACCAATGGCTACCCAAAGCGATCGCTTGGCTAAAACTCTGACATAATTGATTTGTTTTTCATCTACGGGAATTTGTTTTTCCGTAGATTGTGCGGCTTCTGCTAAGACTTCCTTCGCTTGAAAATGTACACTCCAAGGTACAGTCACAATCACTAATAACCACCAAAAACTTGCACCACCAATTACCCAATCAAGGAAGCTACCAGCAGGTATTTGGAACCATTGCAGTCCGCCAAAACCCAGCAGTACTGCTAGTACAATTAGCACGATAGAATTAATCACAAATCTGAAATTCATTTGCCTAACCCCTGGTGAAATTATCACCTCGATCATGGCTGTGCCTATGAGTTTCTACGGTAAAGCTTATGATAGTTTTTTGAGATGCACATCACCTTAGAGGATTAAATAGCTGCGCCAAGTCTTTGGAGAATCTTGGCTATCCAGTGCCGGAACTAGCAAGCGCCAGCTTTTACCTTCTTGCTGAATTTGCAGATAAACTTCAAAAGGTTGTTGCAGTTGTTTCAACTGTCTTTTTGGGAGATTCAAAATTAAATCGTAGGTTCCCCGCACCCGAAAAGCGGGTAAACTTTGAATCGTCAGGGGTTGTTCCTGCTGAATTTTTAAGCGTTTGATTTCAAAGCCCTGAAAATCCAGATCCAGTTTTTCGTTGAGTTGCTGCTGAGTTTGCTCAACCTGGAATGCGATCGCCTTTTTGACTAACTGAGTATTTGGTAGCAGTCCAATACTTCCACACCCCATCAATAACCCCAGCAAAATCACCGTCACAAAAAGCCGCACCATGTTTTTTGACACACCACACGCCAGCGATAGTATACAACACAATCCAGGTTTTTTGTCAAAAAAAACTCAGCGTACCTTTGCGTTAAAAAA
The DNA window shown above is from Nodularia sp. LEGE 06071 and carries:
- a CDS encoding mechanosensitive ion channel family protein; protein product: MHYRIRTIVAGVVCVFALWSTPGRTEEQPTEEPTAEQVQPAVNGDPRFAITTQDPTVPTDELQLLVKPLTLEELQNESAAWLILLKDKVQRISNAEIAIKRENRIINQEKEASAFLLKSVEELKAAEAQFKTATPGSPEYGEAVKELEAAKKDMKKGQEFIQKAQKAKQDIQQDDALKNALENAQKTAELDQAKAVLDATKKQREQFIAGSFDYNDATNKIYKLDAAITAFEEAQTKKKESVRDSLQFKKANEQLDAAQKSLKQVIEEIEGFRTPDTTKKSSRDLNQAASLLENTKIEGDGSTKVAGSIDTVNNQESFKSQEDKLEQAGEQLDENANAEAKFKNEMVVYVTELQSDRTAIVDRFKVVLAELERKGGEPEAYHKYITAISMVAVDLQDTEGLLVRLISWVQSGEGGLRWADHIGKFVGIVILSIIVSQILGMILNRSLKQIGGASELLREFIVMLIKRGGVVVGVMLALTALEVSLGPILALVGGASFVLAFALQNNLGNFASGLMIMINKPFDIGDEIKVGGIWGYVDSISLASTKIEGFQGQIYVLPNNSVWEGMIENLTHREIRKVSIWLRVGLNEDLERIQNLLLEIMKSHPKVLEDPKPGKVLWSLEEYYFSIGISGWTKTVDFWGVHADVIQMIQERFKAENIQMSATPESNLNLLQNTTQIPEFVAEQIIQSLP